A portion of the Bombina bombina isolate aBomBom1 chromosome 9, aBomBom1.pri, whole genome shotgun sequence genome contains these proteins:
- the PHB2 gene encoding prohibitin-2 produces MAQNLKDFAGRLPAGPRGMGTALKLMLGAGAVAFAVKESVFTVEGGQRAIFFNRIGGVQKDTILSEGLHFRIPWFQYPIIYDIRAKPRKISSPTGSKDLQMVNITLRVLSRPLASELPLLYQRLGLDYEERVLPSIVNEVLKSVVAKFNASQLITQRAQVSLLIRRELTERAKDFNLILDDVAITELSFSREYTAAVESKQVAQQEAQRAQFLVEKAKQEQRQKIVQAEGEATAAKMIGDALSKNPGYLKLRRIRAAQSIAKTIAGSQNRVYLNADNLVLNLQDETFTR; encoded by the exons ATGGCTCAGAACCTGAAGGATTTTGCTGGCCGTCTCCCTGCCGGTCCCCGTGGGATGGGGACAGCTTTAAAGCTGATGCTTGGAGCTGGTGCTGTGGCATTTGCTGTGAAGGAGTCTGTATTTACAG TGGAAGGAGGACAGAGAGCAATTTTCTTCAACAGAATTGGTGGCGTTCAGAAGGACACGATTCTGTCAGAGGGGCTTCATTTCAG GATTCCCTGGTTTCAGTACCCAATAATTTATGATATCCGCGCAAAACCACGAAAAATCTCATCCCCCACAGGATCTAAAG ACCTGCAGATGGTGAACATTACCCTTCGCGTGCTGTCTCGCCCATTGGCATCTGAGCTTCCTTTGTTGTATCAGAGACTTGGTCTGGATTATGAAGAGCGAGTTCTGCCATCTATCGTAAATGAAGTGCTTAAGAGCGTGGTGGCGAAATTCAATGCGTCCCAGCTAATAACCCAGCGAGCACAA GTGTCTTTGTTGATTCGCCGGGAGTTAACGGAGCGAGCAAAGGACTTCAATCTTATTCTGGACGACGTTGCAATCACTGAGCTAAGCTTCAGCAGAGAGTATACTGCGGCTGTTGAGTCTAAACAAGTAG CCCAGCAAGAGGCTCAGCGAGCTCAGTTCTTAGTAGAAAAAGCAAAGCAAGAGCAGCGGCAGAAGATCGTACAGGCAGAGGGAGAGGCCACAGCCGCAAAGATG ATCGGTGATGCCCTCAGCAAGAATCCTGGGTACTTAAAGCTACGTCGGATCCGTGCAGCACAGAGTATAGCAAAGACG ATTGCTGGGTCACAGAATCGTGTGTACCTGAATGCTGACAACCTAGTGCTGAATCTGCAGGACGAGACCTTCACCAGGTGA